From Weissella confusa, a single genomic window includes:
- the spxA gene encoding transcriptional regulator SpxA, which yields MVTLYTSPSCTSCRKARAWLEENAIPYTERNVFKEPLSRDEIKNILRMTEDGTEEIISTRSKLFAELDVKLDDLSLSQLIEMIQQQPALLKRPLMIDEKRMQVGYNEDEIRRFLPHEVRQQELKRATLMVDL from the coding sequence ATGGTCACGTTATATACATCACCTAGTTGCACATCATGCCGCAAAGCGCGTGCATGGCTCGAAGAAAACGCCATTCCCTATACTGAGCGTAATGTCTTCAAAGAGCCATTGAGCCGAGATGAGATTAAGAACATCCTCCGCATGACGGAAGATGGGACTGAAGAAATCATCTCAACACGATCAAAGCTGTTTGCTGAATTAGATGTGAAGCTAGATGACTTGTCATTGAGTCAATTGATTGAAATGATTCAACAGCAACCTGCGCTATTGAAGCGCCCATTAATGATTGATGAAAAGCGTATGCAGGTTGGTTACAATGAAGATGAGATTCGTCGCTTCTTGCCACACGAGGTTCGTCAACAAGAGCTTAAGCGTGCAACGCTTATGGTGGATTTGTAA